The Triticum aestivum cultivar Chinese Spring chromosome 3A, IWGSC CS RefSeq v2.1, whole genome shotgun sequence genome includes a region encoding these proteins:
- the LOC123059532 gene encoding abscisic stress-ripening protein 1, protein MGRHSSNASKAEAGGEQHRKEEKHHKHMEQLAQLGAVAAGAYALHEKHKAKKDPENARSHRIKEEIAATVAVGSAGFAFHEHHKKKDAKKHGRH, encoded by the exons ATGGGGCGCCACAGCAGCAACGCCAGCAAAGCCGAGGCCGGCGGCGAGCAGCACCGCAAGGAGGAGAAGCACCACAAGCACATGGAGCAGCTCGCCCAGCTCGGCGCCGTCGCAGCCGGAGCATACGCGctg CATGAGAAGCACAAGGCGAAGAAGGACCCGGAGAATGCCCGGTCGCACAGGATCAAGGAGGAGATCGCAGCCACGGTCGCCGTTGGTAGCGCCGGCTTCGCCTTCCATGAGCACCACAAGAAGAAAGACGCCAAGAAGCACGGCCGCCATTGA